From the Lolium rigidum isolate FL_2022 chromosome 2, APGP_CSIRO_Lrig_0.1, whole genome shotgun sequence genome, one window contains:
- the LOC124689932 gene encoding tetraspanin-2-like gives MSKVNKVLAWVALLALLCTATIIAAGIWFASAQAGECARLERWRVVILGVVALVVALAGFVGAYWNNRFLLRCYLLFMAALIAVLIALLVFASIVTHASGEYKVLGRGYHEYRLDGFSTWMRGYVSDDPARWEGIMSCLADSDTCKKLARQAGFVTADQFYQSSLTPLQSGCCKPPPECGFGYVSPTVWTNPTSAPVQDCGLWSNDPAQLCYQCDSCRAALLATLRSQWHKVYVTLIVVTAALSILYVAAWTAYRNVSGKPIFGRYYKW, from the coding sequence ATGAGCAAGGTCAACAAAGTCCTGGCGTGGGTGGCGCTTCTGGCGCTGCTCTGCACGGCAACCATCATCGCGGCGGGCATCTGGTTCGCGTCGGCGCAGGCGGGGGAGTGCGCGCGGCTGGAGCGCTGGCGCGTGGTCATCCTGGGCGTCGTGGCCCTCGTGGTGGCGCTGGCGGGGTTCGTCGGCGCCTACTGGAACAaccgcttcctcctccgctgctACCTCCTCTTCATGGCGGCGCTCATCGCCGTCCTCATCGCGCTTCTCGTCTTCGCCTCCATCGTAACCCACGCCTCCGGGGAATACAAGGTGCTCGGCCGCGGCTACCACGAGTACCGCCTCGACGGCTTCTCCACCTGGATGCGCGGGTACGTCTCCGACGACCCCGCAAGGTGGGAGGGGATCATGTCCTGCCTCGCCGACTCCGACACCTGCAAGAAGCTCGCGCGCCAGGCCGGCTTCGTCACCGCAGACCAGTTCTACCAGTCCAGCCTCACGCCGCTCCAGTCCGGCTGCTGCAAGCCGCCgccggagtgcgggttcggctACGTGAGCCCGACGGTGTGGACCAACCCGACCAGCGCCCCCGTCCAGGACTGCGGGCTCTGGAGCAACGACCCGGCGCAGCTGTGCTACCAGTGCGACTCGTGCCGCGCGGCCCTCCTGGCGACGCTGCGTAGCCAGTGGCACAAGGTCTACGTCACCCTCATCGTCGTCACGGCCGCGCTCTCCATCCTCTACGTCGCCGCTTGGACCGCTTATAGGAACGTTAGCGGCAAGCCCATCTTCGGCCGCTACTACAAGTGGTGA